One Brassica napus cultivar Da-Ae chromosome C4, Da-Ae, whole genome shotgun sequence genomic region harbors:
- the LOC125585153 gene encoding glutathione S-transferase T3-like isoform X1, whose amino-acid sequence MNVVARCQLGAKVKVIFSSSFLNSFLTLFCFSHFLTLSFSSHFLTLSFSYLLLAHVLEMDSNPFTQTSNFVGLLYSQQNISFGNYEDNVDLSSSQLPSQGVDDVGERRERRKWTRTDDVVLISSWLNTSKDPVVGNEQRSGAFWKRIAAYFAASPKLAGCEKIEASHCKQRWHRINDLVCKFCGSYEAATREKSSGCNENDVLKRAHEIFYINHMKKFTLEHAWKELSNDQKWCEVSTAKNDGKKRKCEDNEDSPSLQSTETKRPAGVKAAKASGKKSVEKERSLNEFHNIWDIKQKDFAQKERLHKLSLLDSLVARKEPLAEYEETLKKKLISDLMFN is encoded by the coding sequence ATGAATGTGGTAGCTAGATGTCAACTCGGTGCTAAGGTTAAAGTCATTTTCTCCTCCTCTTTCTTGAATTCATTTCTAACCTTGTTCTGCTTCTCTCACTTCCTCACTCTTTCCTTCTCGTCTCACTTCCTCACTCTTTCCTTCTCCTATCTCTTACTTGCGCATGTTTTGGAGATGGATTCCAATCCATTTACGCAAACATCAAACTTTGTTGGGCTACTTTATAGCCAACAAAATATCTCCTTTGGTAACTATGAAGATAATGTCGATCTATCTTCATCTCAACTTCCTTCTCAAGGCGTGGATGATGTTGGTGAGCGTCGGGAACGAAGGAAGTGGACTCGCACAGATGATGTTGTGCTGATAAGCTCTTGGCTAAACACGAGCAAAGATCCAGTGGTTGGAAACGAGCAAAGATCAGGCGCATTCTGGAAGAGAATTGCAGCCTACTTTGCAGCAAGTCCCAAGCTTGCTGGCTGCGAAAAAATAGAGGCTTCTCACTGTAAGCAACGTTGGCACAGGATCAACGACTTGGTCTGCAAGTTCTGTGGATCGTACGAGGCGGCAACAAGGGAGAAAAGTAGTGGTTGCAATGAGAATGATGTCCTCAAAAGGGCTCATGAAATATTCTATATTAACCATATGAAGAAATTCACTTTAGAGCACGCTTGGAAGGAATTGAGTAACGATCAAAAGTGGTGTGAAGTTTCTACTGCTAAAAACGATGGTAAGAAAAGAAAGTGTGAAGACAATGAAGATTCACCCAGCCTTCAATCAACTGAAACCAAACGTCCCGCGGGTGTAAAGGCAGCAAAGGCCAGTGGGAAGAAGAGTGTGGAAAAGGAGCGTTCGCTTAATGAGTTTCACAATATATGGGACATTAAACAGAAGGATTTCGCACAGAAGGAAAGGTTGCACAAGCTGAGTCTACTTGACTCTCTTGTTGCAAGAAAAGAACCTCTAGCCGAGTATGAAGAAACCCTCAAAAAGAAACTCATCAGTGATTTAATGTTCAATTAG
- the LOC125585153 gene encoding glutathione S-transferase T3-like isoform X2: protein MIKRSNQVHRTKEKDFIQMDSNPFTQTSNFVGLLYSQQNISFGNYEDNVDLSSSQLPSQGVDDVGERRERRKWTRTDDVVLISSWLNTSKDPVVGNEQRSGAFWKRIAAYFAASPKLAGCEKIEASHCKQRWHRINDLVCKFCGSYEAATREKSSGCNENDVLKRAHEIFYINHMKKFTLEHAWKELSNDQKWCEVSTAKNDGKKRKCEDNEDSPSLQSTETKRPAGVKAAKASGKKSVEKERSLNEFHNIWDIKQKDFAQKERLHKLSLLDSLVARKEPLAEYEETLKKKLISDLMFN, encoded by the exons ATGATCAAGAGAAGTAACCAAGTTCATCGAACAAAGGAGAAGGATTTTATTCAG ATGGATTCCAATCCATTTACGCAAACATCAAACTTTGTTGGGCTACTTTATAGCCAACAAAATATCTCCTTTGGTAACTATGAAGATAATGTCGATCTATCTTCATCTCAACTTCCTTCTCAAGGCGTGGATGATGTTGGTGAGCGTCGGGAACGAAGGAAGTGGACTCGCACAGATGATGTTGTGCTGATAAGCTCTTGGCTAAACACGAGCAAAGATCCAGTGGTTGGAAACGAGCAAAGATCAGGCGCATTCTGGAAGAGAATTGCAGCCTACTTTGCAGCAAGTCCCAAGCTTGCTGGCTGCGAAAAAATAGAGGCTTCTCACTGTAAGCAACGTTGGCACAGGATCAACGACTTGGTCTGCAAGTTCTGTGGATCGTACGAGGCGGCAACAAGGGAGAAAAGTAGTGGTTGCAATGAGAATGATGTCCTCAAAAGGGCTCATGAAATATTCTATATTAACCATATGAAGAAATTCACTTTAGAGCACGCTTGGAAGGAATTGAGTAACGATCAAAAGTGGTGTGAAGTTTCTACTGCTAAAAACGATGGTAAGAAAAGAAAGTGTGAAGACAATGAAGATTCACCCAGCCTTCAATCAACTGAAACCAAACGTCCCGCGGGTGTAAAGGCAGCAAAGGCCAGTGGGAAGAAGAGTGTGGAAAAGGAGCGTTCGCTTAATGAGTTTCACAATATATGGGACATTAAACAGAAGGATTTCGCACAGAAGGAAAGGTTGCACAAGCTGAGTCTACTTGACTCTCTTGTTGCAAGAAAAGAACCTCTAGCCGAGTATGAAGAAACCCTCAAAAAGAAACTCATCAGTGATTTAATGTTCAATTAG